One segment of Panicum virgatum strain AP13 chromosome 1K, P.virgatum_v5, whole genome shotgun sequence DNA contains the following:
- the LOC120657742 gene encoding protein PHOSPHATE-INDUCED 1 homolog: MAAICAKSLVLAVVVVLVSTPQLAVGARRLMELYQPNPADMLSYHNGPVLHGDIAVSILWYGQFTQVQKTIIYDFVLSLTMMPQAASPSVAQWWNTIDQQYLSKAARATPNAAAGEAKRTQVLLAGQVSDDNCSMGRSLTLAQVSALAARAKPKKGGVALVFTAQDVTVEGFCLSQCGLHSSDAQTGTAYVWVGNAATQCPGQCAWPFHQPEYGPQGSPLMPPNGDAAVDGMIVNLASEFAGVVTNPFGDAYYQGSRDAPLEAATACPGQFGSGSYPGYAGNLKIDQASGASYNANGAQGRKYLLPALFNPSTLACSTLV, from the coding sequence ATGGCTGCCATTTGTGCAAAGTCGTTGGTGCTTGCAGTAGTAGTGGTGCTTGTGAGCACGCCGCAGCTCGCTGTGGGGGCAAGGAGGCTCATGGAGCTGTACCAACCCAACCCAGCTGACATGCTCTCCTACCACAACGGCCCAGTGCTCCACGGCGACATCGCCGTGTCCATCCTCTGGTACGGCCAGTTCACGCAGGTGCAGAAGACCATCATCTACGACTTCGTCCTCTCGCTCACCATGATGCCCcaggccgcctcgccgtccgTTGCGCAATGGTGGAACACCATCGACCAGCAGTACCTGTCCAAGGCGGCGCGAGCCACGCccaatgccgccgccggcgaggccaaGAGGACCCAGGTGCTGCTCGCCGGCCAGGTGTCCGACGACAACTGCTCCATGGGCAGGTCGCTCACCCTGGCGCAGGTCTCCGCTCTGGCCGCGAGGGCCAAGCCCAAGAAGGGCGGCGTCGCGCTGGTGTTCACGGCGCAGGACGTCACCGTGGAGGGCTTCTGCCTGAGCCAGTGCGGCCTGCACAGCTCGGACGCCCAGACCGGCACGGCGTACGTCTGGGTCGGCAACGCGGCCACGCAGTGCCCCGGCCAGTGCGCATGGCCGTTCCATCAGCCAGAGTACGGCCCACAGGGCTCGCCACTCATGCCGCCCAacggcgacgccgccgtcgacggcATGATCGTCAACCTGGCGAGCGAGTTCGCCGGCGTGGTGACCAACCCGTTCGGCGACGCGTACTACCAGGGCTCCAGGGACGCGCCGCTGGAGGCCGCCACGGCGTGCCCGGGACAATTCGGGAGCGGCTCGTACCCGGGTTACGCCGGCAACCTGAAGATTGACCAAGCGAGCGGCGCCAGCTACAACGCCAATGGAGCGCAAGGGAGAAAGTACCTGCTCCCCGCACTCTTCAACCCTTCCACGTTAGCCTGCAGCACGTTGGTGTAG
- the LOC120642322 gene encoding protein PHOSPHATE-INDUCED 1 homolog, whose product MASPHGSVRVRHGMSHVALVLISVLLLSSARLSAGASRRLLELYKPPASARLTYHNGAVLQGSIPVSIVWYGRFTPAQKAVVTDFLQSLTAASQAPTPSVSQWWNNVNQLYLSKAPRRGSGGAQVVLAGQVSDEACSLGKRLTLAQLPRLAARAGPKKGGIALVLTAQDVAVEGFCMSRCGLHGSDARAGTAYAWVGNSATQCPGQCAWPFHQPPYGPQTPALVPPSGDVGMDGMVINIASMVAGTVTNPFRDGFYQGDKDAPLEAATSCTGVYGSGAYPGFAGNLAVDRATGASYNANGASGRKYLLPALFDPETSTCSTLV is encoded by the coding sequence ATGGCATCGCCTCATGGTAGCGTTCGCGTTCGGCACGGCATGAGCCACGTCGCGCTCGTGCTGATCTCCGTGCTGCTCCTCAGCTCGGCACGTCTCTCCGCGGGCGCCAGCaggaggctgctggagctgtACAAGCCGCCGGCCAGCGCGCGGCTCACCTACCACAACGGCGCCGTGCTGCAGGGCAGCATCCCGGTGTCCATCGTCTGGTACGGCCGGTTCACGCCGGCGCAGAAGGCCGTGGTCACCGACTTCCTCCAGTCCCTCACCGCCGCCTCGCAGGCGCCCACCCCGTCCGTCTCGCAGTGGTGGAACAACGTCAACCAGCTCTACCTGTCCAAGGCGCCGCGGAGGGGCAGCGGTGGCGCGCAGGTGGTACTCGCCGGCCAGGTCTCCGACGAGGCGTGCTCGCTGGGGAAGCGCCTCACGCTGGCGCAGCTCCCGCGGCTGGCGGCGCGGGCCGGGCCCAAGAAGGGCGGCATCGCGCTGGTGCTCACCGCGCAGGACGTGGCCGTGGAGGGGTTCTGCATGAGCCGCTGCGGCCTGCACGGCTCCGACGCCAGGGCCGGGACAGCCTACGCCTGGGTAGGCAACTCCGCCACGCAGTGCCCCGGCCAGTGCGCGTGGCCGTTCCACCAGCCCCCGTACGGGCCCCAGACGCCGGCGCTCGTGCCGCCCAGCGGCGACGTCGGCATGGACGGCATGGTGATCAACATCGCCAGCATGGTCGCGGGCACGGTGACCAACCCGTTCCGGGACGGGTTCTACCAGGGCGACAAGGACGCGCCGCTGGAGGCCGCCACCTCCTGCACCGGGGTCTACGGCAGCGGCGCGTACCCCGGGTTCGCCGGCAACCTGGCGGTGGATCGCGCGACGGGGGCGAGTTACAACGCCAATGGCGCGAGTGGAAGGAAGTACCTGCTTCCTGCGCTGTTCGACCCTGAAACATCCACGTGTTCAACTTTGGTGTAA